Within Enoplosus armatus isolate fEnoArm2 chromosome 1, fEnoArm2.hap1, whole genome shotgun sequence, the genomic segment GCCTGTTGAAATGCTACATGTCgttgtgtgtgcgcgtgtgtgtgcactctaCTCGAGTGGGAGcattttaaaagagagagagtaatttctaatagtaatagtaatcaATTCATGTGCTCCTTTCACTGTTAAGGCTTAGTGCTTCTCCCCAGCCATTATATTCCTTCTCCTCCTGGCGTCTCAGTCCAAACACAGTCTGACGTCTCCTCTTCATTATGCGCTCCCTGTCACTTCGCTCGCTGGGTTTGaggtttctctctcttttactgcAGCTATGAGATGCTCGGAGCAGATGGTTCGAGCGTCTGGGAGCAGCAGTCAATGCAGGTTATTCAAGTTACATTTTAGGTGTTTAGCTGACTCACTTATCAGGAGTGACTTGAAATAAGGGAGCAGGTAGgtgttcagtgtctttctcacTGTCAGTTACATCCAGTGATTACATCAGAATCATGACAGTGTGCTCATTTCTAGGGAAAACTGCAGTACTACACATAGTACATGCAGGTTGTGTAGCAGTTagatgatgaataaataactttGGAGTTTTGAGTTATTCTGTGTATAGAAAGATTTGTTCAGGGTGACAGGAGTTTGCAGATGATCGATTTGAATTGTATCGGTGAGTCTTCACCAAAAAGCTCCTGTAAACATGCGTCTAACCAAAGAAGTGAGCATGCAGGCTTCGTTTCAAATAGGTATCTGAGATATTTCTTGTCTGTCGTTTCAACATTGAatgtgacagacacagagatgtgTGTGCGCTCACGTTGTTCTGAAAGACAAACTCAACACAAATTACCACCAGGACTGCAAACTGGAGTATGGCATGAGTTGAAAGCTCTGTCACATAAAGGGATTTATCATTTCGAAACACCCTGTCCTTTCTCAAGCGTACTCACCACCAAATGGATTGCACTTCTAATGGTTTGGCTGGCTCCCAGAATATTTTTGGTGGTTATGAAaagcatatacacacattagattaaaacacacacttgtgttcTCCCCAGGATTATTGCTTTAAacagatttaatttaaaaaataatttaataaatgatttgtAATAAGTATGTGATTGGTAGATTTTTCATAATGCATTGGACCAGATCTGCAGGGAGCTGCTGAATGCCagggaaaaaacaaattcaagcAGAAGgcaactaaaaaataaaataatactgtTAGTGCTCTGTTAGTCTTTTGGCTTGCGTTGTGTTTTGGTGAAGTCTTGTGTTATTGTACTggcatcttttcatttttagcaaTACTGTTTACCATCATCAGTGACGTGATTTTCacctgtagctgctgctgaaagGTTTCTAATGAAAAGGGTTCATCATAAGTTGTCATCTCTCCTTAATCAGTTGCCCTCATTACTTGTGGGTTTTCTGCAGTGACTGAGTAGCAGATTGCTGTTTTATAGGTTTGTAgcacatctctccctctgtctttctgtctttctgtgtgtgcttgtaaaaACAGATGCCATGCCTCCAACAGTGCCACTAATTTTTGCTTCTCCCACACCTTAAATCACAGGCGCCCGTGCTTCAGCGTTCAACTGGCAATGAATAAATCAACTTCAGCAGCCATTTGTATAAATTTCCATTTCCTTCTCCCGTGTTTTCTGACTCTATCTAGAAACACCACAGAATACATATTGCAACAGCCCAAACATGCAAAGGCAAAAGTTCTGCTTTGCTGCCAATTTGcatcattataataataatgtgtgacTCGTTGGCATCTAGAAAAGTGCTGTAAATTATAATTTTAGACTATTCCCATGTGAGGCTGCTACAAAGGTTAAAGGCGTTTATGTAGTCCTATTTAATGCATCATGAAACATTTATCACAGTGAACCTGGACTGTGTCTTAAACAGCGTGACAGTTTAGTGATCACACCACATCTTGTCTATAATTTGGGCACCTCAGTGTCACTAAAACCATgcgccttcctcctcctcagaatTGTTGTGGATGCGTGTAATCTCCTAAGCGGAtttgggaggggggtggggtggtaaAAAGAGGTGGGTGCTTTACTTCCACAGAGGACACTGGCACTACAGGTTGCGAGACATTAATCCTGTTCAAGGCCACAAACTCTTCGCCGGCTCGCACACTGGCCAGGAGCAaaatgtcacactcacacagttatCTGGAGTTTAGCTTATCCAAAGTTCAGAACAAGCCAGTAATGATTTCAGCAGCACAAAACCTCCAACTAAAGCACACCACTCAATGTGACTTCTTTATATGTCGTTTCTCATGCTTCTCTCTCAGGAACATCGGCAGCCATTTATCGATTAACAAGAGTGTGGACGCCTGTTTCGGGACCGACATGCACGTGACCTCATTAGAGCACGTCCAGGCCCGGCTCACCTTGTCCTACAACCGGAGGGGAAACCTGGCTATCCACCTCATTAGTCCTGCCGGCACACGCTCCACTCTGCTCCACcccaggtacaaacacacaaacacacacagacatacagcacAAGTTGGGAAACGCAAACTGTTGACGCTCCTGCTTGTCGTTCTCCTGCAGGCCTCATGACTACTCATCAGAGGGTTTTAATGACTGGGCTTTCATGACCACCCACTCCTGGGATGAGAGCCCCGCTGGGGAGTGGACGCTGGAGATTGAGAACGTGGCTGGTGCCAGTGACTACGGTAAAACTTCTTTGATTTTCATAAGAGAGATTCAAGAAATAAACTTTTTGGTGGATTTGGCTGCATGTTTCTACTAACTGATCTGATCTAACTGACTTGTTTTGtaagtaaaatgtcagaaaatagtaaaagatGCAAGTCCGAGGATACCAAGAGATATATCATTTTActtattttgtctgactaacagtccaaaacctgaagatattttgtttaaaatgacattgaacaaagaaaagtagcaaatcctcacatttgagaggcgCTTTTGCTTGATAGATGAccaattcattttcagttgattgactaatcattcTTAAGTTAAGTaagagacaaaagcaaacaagaacaaaaacaccCAAACATAAACGTACcctcaaaaaagacaaatacagaaaacaaacagcaataaCAATATTACACAATACCAGGCAAAATCAAACCTATAAATccacatataaacaaacataacacaTTAACCACCAGGCCTAACGACATAAGTACATCATAAACAAGACATTAAACAGAATGCTTTCTCTGGATAATTATTGGaagcaaatgtattaaattgaCTAATCTattaatcagctaattgtttcagcactaatttaaaatgataaagtacatatatatgtatttttttagaTGATTACTTTTTGGGGGCATGTTTTGCCTTTATGTCATAGTGACAgtagagatacagacaggaggagagagaggggtattACATGCAACAAAAGTCCTCGGCTGTATTTAAACTGGGGGCTTCGCCGTCACATGGTATGCGTCTTAACCAGTAGGCCACCAGGGCGGCATCAAATGACCTCATGTGAATGTTAATCGACACATGTATTAATCTGTTGAGTCTAGAGTTCAGCTCGAGGGTTAAGGCTTCAGTGCCAGGAGATTAGAGATCAAGTGGCTCCTGTATCCAAAGTGCCTTAGTTCTCTTTTATAGGAGCTGTGAAGCTGCCTCTGTGTAGCTCTGCAGCAATCAGTTTTCTTATAGCGGGGAGTGTGATAAAGCAGCAGAGTGGATACTTCACTCCTGTTGTTTGCCCTTGGATCAACTACCAACAACCCCCTCTGCATCTGGACATAACAGGTCCAACCACAACACGGTACTCAGAAGCCAAGAAAACCCCTGAAAACAGATCTAGATAAATgtcccacacctccctcctcagtAAGGATTCATTTACTTAAGTGGAACCTCTCACAAGGCCCAACACTTAAATGATTCTTCAGAGACGTGCACTATATAACACTCTTATTAGGCACAGACTGAAATGCTGTCTTTAAAATTGCAGCTCAGTTCAAGgagtcattttctgtcactttatGCAGAAAATCCAAGAGTCTACAATGAGAAGAGGATACATTTACAAAATCCTCCCCAGGGAGTGCCGGAGCCTTACTGTTTTTGACAGgcctacattttttttttaatctccgtctccatctctcctctcaggCACTCTCACCCAGTTCATCCTGGTGCTGTACGGCACTGGCTCAGCATCTTCCAGCTCCTCCGAGAAATCTCAGCCTGGCAACGGCAACTGTAAGACCTTGGACCTGAGGCAGATATGCATCGGTAAGACTGGTATCTCTTGTCTCCAGTTTGTTCCTCACAGGAAGTTACTGTCACAACAGCTGGGAAGGGGGTAGTGTAATTACTGAGTCTTGTTGAGATGTGACATGTGAAGTAGCCGGGATGAAATATTATCCCATGAGTGCTCAGCTGCATCCGTTTGCGTTGCATGTCTCTATGGCAACTGCCGGCAGACTTATTTTGAAAGTCACACAATTATCGTATTCAAACTCTTCCTGCTAACGTCATGCCCTTATGTAGCTTCAGCATCAGTATCCGTTTTAAATGAAGATCTAATTTCTGATGAgaccaaatacatttttactccAGGTCCCTTTTTTAATAATAACCttatttaaatttaattgtGTCCATACTGCTGCCCCCTACCTAATCCAAATACTGCTATAGGCAAGGTCTCAAGATACTCCTGACTAAGCACCAACACAGTGTGAAGTCCACCTCCTGTCTGAAACAGCGGCAGTCTGACCCCTACAGGCTGTCAGAGGTACTTACATACTGATAGACAAGATCATATGCACAATCACAAGACTATAAACTGAATTTAATTATcatatatttcattatcataCGTTGTGATTATCATGTATGGGTTAGTACACAGACTTGGGGCTCGCAACTatggttttctctgtttttgaaCAAGTTGACAAGACCCTGCAGTAAATTAGATTTTCCTCCTTCTGTTGGCTCACGCTCTTGTTTTCAGCTCTGTTACCCCCAGCACCCACAGTCTGTTAATTTGCCATTATAGGCAATGGTCTGCATCTGGACCTGCTGCATATGGAAATGGGTCTGTTGACTTAGACATGCTGCACTCAGCATATAAATTGCAAACCTTTTCGtcatcagtatttttttttttagttaggAAAAGTAGCACtaacaaaagtgaaaatggcGACTTCAAAGCAAAATTGCCTTAAAACTTTGTCTCACACTTCCAAGATACCAAACAACCCACGGctgaataaacacagaaacGCCAGACACAGCGTGCTTTACCATGTTAACTGTGCTCTCTGAGCCTCGACTGTCTGGGCAGGAATCCTGGTTCCCTGTTTTCAGGTTGTCTGACTCATATAAAGAGGTAAAaggtgtgtgtggctgtttatttcagttttgtttctctgtgttacAGAGTGCAATGCCGGCTACTACCTCTTTCAGCAGGGCTGTGTGAAAGAATGTCCAGCAGGCTTCTCAGTGGGCTCCCAGCCCCTCAACTACACAGTGGGGAACTTTATACCGCCAGCTTCCGTCCCAGCCTGCCTGCCCTGCCCACCGCCCTGCCTGACCTGCAGCAGCCTCAGCCCTTGGGCCTGCCTGTCCTGCCTCCCTCACAGTTCCCTGGACCCTCTCTCTGGCACCTGCCAGCACCTCAACCAGTACATGCGCGAGTCCCCTGGTAGCTTCATGGTGGGCCAGGGAAACCCGCAGCTCCAGCTCAGCTCCCGGCTGCCCATCACCATCGCTGTGCTCAGCTGCATGGCCATCATCGCCACCTTCGCTGGCATCTTCTTGATGCTGCAGCTGCGCTCGGGCGCACTCATCAAGCTGCCCTCTCTGGAGGCTGGCGGCGGCCTGGGGGGCAGCTTCAGTCTCGGGGGAAATAGGGTGGTGTCGTACCGCGGCATCCCGACAATGTGGGGGGATGACGGGGTAAATACAGACTCTGAAAACGAAGAGTTTGACGTCCAAAATGAGAGGACTGCCTTtatcaaaacacaaagtgcTCTTTAATGCCTCCCCcacatccctccttctctcctgctTTTAAACTCTTCTCACCCCCATTTGTCTGATAATTCAGGGCTGTGGTAACTGTCCTGTCACAGTCTTCTCTGGTTTTATCTCtcatccctttttttctgtctctgtcttatCTGGTTTTCATCTGAGTCCTCCTTCAggatctcctcttcttctctgctgtggGAGACCTGATGGGAAGCCGTTGTCTCTCAGAGCTCGGGATGGCCCGAGCTTTGCTCTGTTCACACTTGGGCGCATTTCTATTAAactgtctctttccctcctcttgcCCTCAATCACtaacagtgtctgtctgtgcagagtCCATTTTCCCCTCCAGCTCCTTTTTGTTACAGtaaacaaatgattatttgctttcttccttttttttctctctttccatcagtctcagtgcagtagccAGACGAGATTGTTGAATGTGAGGAATagagatgtgtatgtgtgtgtatgtgaatctGATGAACAGCATAGTGCCCTTTTTATAGAGAAGCTAAAGCTGGTCCTGTCACATTTAATACTTTAAAAAGTGATAACAAAAAATTGTATTATGAGGCATGAAATCGGATTTGGAAACATTGATTCTCGCTGAAGTGCCGTTTAGTGGCATCAGCGTCCCAATCTGTTCAGAAAAGCACCACGTATGTGTAGTGATTCGcaattttaaaaatgcacaaatcaAAAGCATAATAGTTGTCAAGGAAAATGCTCAGACTTGAATGGGTTATAATCATGTGTCAGAGAAACAAAGCAGACTGTCTGAGAGCTTTCTAAATATGTCATCTGTGTCATCTTTCTTTTTATGATGAGACAATGGTTTGTATTTACTTTAAACAAAATCCATCTCTCACACATGGATCTAGGTGTGACGGGGGGGGCTTTGGTTCTCCTATTGTACACACACTCTGGAAAGATCTCTCAGCTCTGGCAGAACAAACTGAGTCACACAGCTAGCAAACCTTCCTCCAGCCTTTTGGGATTCAACATGGACTCTCACTTATTCTGGTTTGGAAACTATAAATTCTCCCGGCCATCACCTGGAGTGTCAAAAAATGAGATACATTTaaagagaaaaccaaaaaaaacgcacacacaggcTACTCGATCAACCCTGAGGCACAATCCCTTCCAGCAATATTTAATTTCTGTGTCTGATGTGCTCACATCCCGGGGCTAAGAGAGAAGCAGCCGAAGTGCTGATGGGACCCAGAACAATATGAGACCGTTGAGCACAAGAGCTTCTCAAAGGTGTTGAGTTACCTGTGATTGATTTCTTGATGGAGCAGACACAGTAACAACACAACGATGCTTTCCCTTTTGTCTGAGGACATTGGCACTACAAACTCACGGCTCATATcatgtaatttgtgtgtgtgtgtgtgtgagtgagagtttACTGCACATGAGGCGGAGAAATGTTTATCTGCCCTCTGAAGTGAagtttcctttcctcctcctgctctcttcttcAGATCTTTAATACTGTTTTAGAAGTCCTGCGTTGAGCCTCCGCATCTCATCAGTGTCTCTGCACTTTCCCTCCAGTCTTCATCTAATCTGAATTTCAGATGATCTCGTCAGCGTATTTGCCAATTAATTATATGCTGAATGATACTGCAGCAACTATTTATTCTGAGAGATTTTAATCATACCTTAAGGGAAGATTGttttaaagtgatttttctCCCGGGCTGGTTATCATCTAAAATGTGCATCTCATGATTTAATCCAGAGTAGCCATTTTGAATCCATTGATCTCTTTTTCTActatgatgattttttttttcatttccagtaAAAACAGTGGAGCTTGCTGAGAgaggttgtcatggtgatgacATGCATACAAAACTGCAGCTGCTCATCCTTTTTTATCTACCTCTCATATCATTCAGCAAGGGTTCATACGCCGTTAGAGGAGCTGTTAAATGATTATAGAGGTCAAATTATATGTAGGTCAAATATGACAGCGCTTCTCGGGAAAGATTTAGGGGGATAGGCATGTAAGTGAAATTTATGTTttagaagagaaacaaacaattgCAATTCAGAAACTGTAAAGCTGCTGTGTAAATTCTAGTCTCCTgaacctcctctctctcctaaAATGTATTGCCTTTAGGATCAGCATTCATGGTCGGTCACAGCTGGGCTTTAAAACCTGTTATTGAAAATAGAATGGGTGGAAGGATAGTCCATAGATCTTGTTGGCCAGCGTTTAAGTGCTAAATCAACTTAAAATTGTTAGGGGCGTTTGCTGTCCTCACCTCCACTTCTACCCAGGGCGGGGGTGACCacctttttgttcttttatagTTTATATCACTGACAATCAAACAATCCTTGTTTTGAGGGCGAGAAGgtgcacaagcacacaaaacaaactgattttaATTTAACCACTTGTGTTGGAAAGCCTTCTCAGAAGGTATTACTCATAAATATGCAGAGCTGAATGTGATTTAAATTGTGAAAGCGTgttcagagagaaagggaaaaaatatatataaaaacagcagagaacaaAGAGTAATGCCTGCCAACATCCTGTTCAAAAACATGGAGAAAGATTGGTATGTGTGCTCTCAAATGCAGCACTGAGCCAGGAGGCTTAATTCATCTCAGATGGCCAGTGCAGGTGTAGCACATTTGGCTTATCGCTGCAGTTTCAGCCAGGAAGCACTAAAGGGGATTGGAAACCAACCCGAGAACGTGGATTTAGAGAAAGTGCCCTGAAAAGGAACAAAGCTAATGTGGCTGCAGAATAATGAGTGTGTGCTGCATCGCTTTGTGTGATGTACATTAGTGCCTACTGCCATTTAGGTTTTGATTAGCCCCAGTTTAAGGAGTGCgctaatttaaaaatgtaataactacATCCTCAGACTTGAGCCACAAAATCTTATTGACTTCCCAGCTTGGTGTGAAGTGTGTAAACAACAGATAATAGGCTCATGCGGCACCAAAATTGCTCCCATAAACTATTTCCTTAAACTCTGGCTTCTCagagtttttgcttttttagaACACTTATAATGTGGGACTCTGACCAATTTGCTGCAGTTAGTATTGACTAATTGATGCTCAGTCTTGTCAACATTATCCATTGTGCATCTTCCCTTACAAAAGACTTGTGTGCAACATTGTGGGGTGTTCAGACAAGTTTCTGTGGCACCgtgagtgcacacacaaaatgatttattcatCTTAGCTCGATGTTGTGTTCACTACAGCTTGAAAACTCAGAAATCTTTAAACTGATGAACTCAGAGCTTTGTGCATTCAAGTGTTCAACTTTTATGAAAATCATGAATGCGGGCAGCATTAAGTAGCTAGTGCTTCCAAAGCACAGGGAGCTGCTGAAAACCATTAGCAGCCAGCTCACTCTTTCATTGCAAGACCGGGATGGAAAACTACACACTAAAAAAAAGGTTCTCTAATTGTGTCAGAAAGCAGCTCGTGATTATAAGACTACCACTTCACCGGCACTTAAGTGTAAAGCCTTTTCATGTAGAAAGTAACAGGAATGTTACAAACAAATCTGCTGGTTGCAAATTGTCTCTTCTGATTATAAAGAAAAGACTCGCTTGAGGGAATGATGGGAGGCTTTTTCTTGATACAGCTGATTTATTTAACGCGGAGCTCGATGTTGCTTCAGTCCTGCCTTAGGATGTAGTCTGAAGTGATCAATATGAAGTCAGATGGAGTTAATAGGAGCAATATCTTTGGCATAACCAAAGACAATCATTTTAATGCTGTCTGTTTATTGTCACGACGTGTTGCTTTCAGGTCGTCACAGTCcatcgaccccccccccccccccccccttcacttgTGTTCAAAGTGTTTTGTTGATGTCATTCTGTCCTCTCGGCCTTTTTGAAGATCTGCGGCGACACCCTGTATGTTCAGCAGctgtggagggaggaggtagAATGTATCCCATCTCCATTAACTTAAGGGCTGAATCAGATCTGCGTGCGTccgtgtgtgtccgtgtgtgtgtgtgtgtgtgtgtgcacatgcttgtTTAAGTataaatgaaacactttgtgAGGGAGGgcggggtggtggtggggggtgttAGTGGAGCAGCCTCAGACGACTCTGTTGACCTCCTCCCGCCTCTTCCTGAGGTTCCTGGCCTGTGGCTGCACACAGTACCTTACAGATTTGTGACCTATGAATAATGTACAAGAATGACTATCTTACATGGGACATAACTCTAAAATAAGGCCTATTTTTGTACTATATGAATGGTGCAGTGTAATTTTCTTGtaatttaaagatttttttgctcttgtttttctcctttttatttaattgatgTCAATTATAGATTCTACTAAAAATAAAGATCTATGcaaatttgaatgtgtttttattaacttCAAGTAAATATGGCTTCGTGTAATTTAAACtgcacagtggtggaagaagtactcagatcccaGTGAAAGtaccacaacaacaataatgtattatgtatattattaGAAACTGGCCTCTGTGACTGAtctattatatatgacattattagattgattagattaatactgatgcatcaatgtgtgaACAGCTTTTTACTGTCGTAGCTGGTTGAAGTgaagctagttttaactactttatatgctcAGTTAGGTAGTTCAGTCCTAACCCAGGGGTCGAGTCCAAATCTGAGGGGCGGTGAGATGATTtatggaagagaaaagaagaagaaaacaagttctgtttcacacatttgtattcattttttaactTGTTTGTGAAATACTGGGACAATTTACCTcttaacacttttttgtttttgttttttttacataaaacaacataaaaccatCTGAGAAATGTTCTTATGGTGGAAACGTGACAAAAGGCTCCAAGTTGGAACAGCTTTTTTTATCCATGCTACAATTAAATACAAGTATGATACTTATTtaacagattaagattttacatagaaaacacatGATCTGTTAATAAGATATGATTAATTGTTCAGCACAGGAAATCTGCTTATCAAATAATTTAAGTcctcaacttttatttattttttttgtttatttgttttattttcttcaaaacaaaaacctcaacAAAAATTccaacctgttttttttatgcaactCGACTTCTCTCTAATATTTTCTAAAAtcaaatttcatttttcacagttaTGCAGAAATCTGCTTTATTCTTTCTTGTTTAAAGCTACAAATATTTAtagaacatttttaaacaaaacatttgacaaaagtTTGATGGCACTGTAGTATTATTTACACTAAGGTAATCTGTCAGTGGTGGTACTCTCTCTTTTTTACGTAAACAAAACTAATAATACCACGGTGTAGACATActcagttacaagtaaaagtcatacaagttttacttaagtacaaaatcatcaaaatatactcaaagtaccaaaagtaaaagcattcattgtgcagaatggcccatttcagaataatgtattcaaattactgatgcattaatgtgaaCATCACTTAAATGTtgcacaagtacctcaaaaaatcccagtacttgagtgaatgtacttacCACTGCctgtacagccatgctagcagctcggtgaggctgtacttcggcacagtgatgctttgggctaaatgttaagcagatataatgtttaccatgttcaccatctcgATTTAACCTGTTACCATGtaaacatttgccaattagcacaaaacacaaagtgcagctgatgTGAATGTTATTTTGCAGGTATTgatcataaactaaagtattggacgaattacaattttgacctgatgatggcgctagatgaaaagttaagggatcactaaagagattacaattcatcctgaaggggaaatcagtgtgtaccaaatttcctGACTATCCATCACTTGCTGAGTACTTCTGGTGGAGAGACCAAGCAGCACTTCCTTCCCCAGAGTGATGCAGGAGTGTCATCATGTTAGTTTGTCAACTCTTCTTCACAGCTCATGTGCGAGGATGTTTTTAACCTGCGTGAGTCCTCGTGTGTTTTGTCAAGTGACTGCTGCATTTGAAACGTTTCCCGCGTGTTTCTCTCCTGTATGTGTTCTCATGTGAAGTGTCAAGTTACTGTTCCACCTGTAGGATCTTACGCGTATTTTGCAAAAACACAGCTTCGCCCCTCTGTGGGTTCTTATATGCTTCGTCAGTTCTAGCTTGAAACAGAATCTTGTCCCGCAGGTGTCGCGAGAGTACGGCTTCTCCCCTGTGTGGGTCCTCATGTGGACTGAAAGGGCACCCATCCACCTGAAAGCTTTCCCACGTCTTGCAGACGCACAGCTTCTCACCTGTGTGGATCCTGATGTGTCTGTTCAATTTGAACTTCTTCTTGAAAGCTATCCCTCAACAGTCACATTTAAACAACTTTTTACAAGTGCTGGTATTCAGATGAACCTTTAACATGGTAGAGTTACATAAACCATTACTACgactgctgctttttttttgccatcttttctttctttttggctcTGCATCCTTAGCTGATTCTGAGTTTACATATTTGTCTCTTGTGTGATCCTGTCTCTCAGCTGCATGTGAGTTGTGAGAGAGGAGCTGGCGATCACTGTCTGGTTCTGCTACAACAGAGCTTTGAGCTGATATGTTGACTTCAGGCTCTCTCTCTGGTGCACCCAGAGTTTCATGAGGACTCAAAAGCAGGGTCTGGTCCTAACTGTTCACTACAAGCTGCTCTCCCTCTTGACTTGACTGCTGCAgagttcctcctgctcctctttaaTCTGTGAAGGCTCTGGGACCCCTTTGACCACACTGGAGTAGTTGTCCTGGTTAGGGAGAACCTCCTCCTCCGTGCAGACACGTTGCTGTTGGAGCTCTGGAGGGAAAAGGGTTGTCTGCGCTGACCACTGATCTCCTCCTCGTGCTCGacgacacatttttttttgaagaCTCCTAATATTTCTTCAACAGCACCACTTAGTCGCTCGTTCACCAGGTTGGTCAAATACTGAACCGAAGACATCGTAGTTGTGCTACGACGACTCTCACCTCTTCTAATAACTCAATACATCCATGCAAAGCACGCGAGGCGCATGTCTTCCGTTTACCTCCGCTTGATGTTACGATGTTTGGTTCCGACAACGGAAATGTATGGAGAACCGAAGTGTCCAATATTGAAAAGATAAACAagtaatgataaaataaatagtcttttaataatt encodes:
- the LOC139285611 gene encoding LOW QUALITY PROTEIN: zinc finger protein 26-like (The sequence of the model RefSeq protein was modified relative to this genomic sequence to represent the inferred CDS: inserted 1 base in 1 codon; deleted 2 bases in 1 codon; substituted 2 bases at 2 genomic stop codons), with the translated sequence MSSVQYLTNLVNERLSGAVEEILGVFKKKCVVEHEEEISGQRRXTLFPPELQQQRVCTEEEVLPNQDNYSSVVKGVPEPSQIKEEQEELCSSSQEGEQLVVNSXDQTLLLSPHETLGAPEREPEVNISAQSSVVAEPDSDRQLLSHNSHAAERQDHTRDKYVNSESAKDAEPKRKKRWQKKSSSRSNGLCNSTMLKVHLNTSTCKKLFKCDCXGIAFKKKFKLNRHIRIHTGEKLCVCKTWESFQVDGCPFSPHEDPHRGEAVLSRHLRDKILFQARTDEAYKNPQRGEAVFLQNTRKILQVEQ